A region from the Lolium perenne isolate Kyuss_39 chromosome 4, Kyuss_2.0, whole genome shotgun sequence genome encodes:
- the LOC127297139 gene encoding probable inorganic phosphate transporter 1-7, with protein MAGDQVHVLSALDGAKTQWYHFTAIVVAGMGFFTDAYDLFCISLVTKLIGRVYYTVPGSPHPGSLPPTVAAAVNGVAFVGTLSGQLFFGWLGDKVGRKSVYGMTLLLMIICSVASGLSFSHTPTTVMATLCFFRFWLGFGIGGDYPLSATIMSEYANKRTRGAFIAAVFAMQGFGILAGGAVAIGVTALFKNRFPAPPYAVNPAASTPAEADYVWRIVLMLGALPAALTFYWRMKMPETARYTALIAKNAERAAADMSKVLQVEITKEQAGDLEVAHKYRPSPSFGLFSGEFVRRHGLHLVGTASTWLLLDIAYYSQNLFQKDIFSAIGWIPPAATMSALDELYHIARAQTLIALCGTVPGYWFTVAFIDSVGRFKIQAMGFFMMTGFMLGLAVPYDYWTGKGHQAGFVAMYALTFFFANFGPNATTFIVPAEIYPARLRATCHGISAASGKVGAIIGSFGFLYLAQSPDPAKTAHGYLPGIGVRNSLFVLAGCSLMGFMLTFLVPEPKGKSLEEMSRETEPDKC; from the coding sequence ATGGCGGGCGACCAAGTCCACGTGCTCTCGGCGCTCGACGGCGCCAAGACGCAGTGGTACCACTTCACGGCGATCGTGGTCGCCGGCATGGGCTTCTTCACCGACGCCTACGACCTCTTCTGCATCTCCCTCGTCACCAAGCTGATCGGCCGAGTCTACTACACCGTGCCAGGGTCGCCCCACCCTGGCAGCCTGCCACCGACCGTCGCGGCCGCCGTCAACGGCGTGGCGTTCGTCGGCACGCTCTCCGGGCAGCTCTTCTTCGGGTGGCTCGGCGACAAGGTCGGCCGGAAGAGCGTGTACGGCATGACGCTGCTTCTGATGATCATCTGCTCCGTGGCGTCCGGGCTGTCGTTCAGCCACACGCCCACGACCGTCATGGCCACGCTCTGCTTCTTCCGGTTCTGGCTCGGATTCGGCATTGGCGGCGACTACCCGCTCTCCGCCACCATCATGTCCGAGTACGCCAACAAGCGCACGCGCGGCGCGTTCATCGCCGCCGTGTTCGCGATGCAGGGGTTCGGCATCCTCGCCGGCGGCGCCGTGGCGATCGGGGTCACCGCGCTGTTCAAGAACCGGTTTCCGGCGCCGCCGTACGCCGTGAACCCGGCGGCGTCCACCCCGGCTGAGGCCGACTACGTGTGGCGCATCGTCCTCATGCTCGGAGCGCTCCCCGCGGCTCTCACCTTCTACTGGCGCATGAAGATGCCGGAGACGGCGCGGTACACGGCCCTCATCGCCAAGAACGCCGAGCGGGCTGCCGCTGACATGTCCAAGGTGCTCCAGGTAGAGATCACAAAGGAGCAGGCCGGCGATCTGGAGGTGGCGCACAAGTACCGCCCGTCGCCGTCGTTCGGCCTCTTCTCCGGGGAGTTCGTGAGGCGGCACGGGCTCCACCTCGTGGGCACGGCGTCGACGTGGCTCCTCCTGGACATCGCCTACTACTCGCAGAACCTGTTCCAGAAGGACATCTTCAGCGCGATCGGGTGGATCCCACCGGCGGCGACGATGAGCGCGCTGGACGAGCTGTACCACATCGCGCGTGCCCAGACCCTGATCGCGCTGTGCGGCACCGTGCCGGGGTACTGGTTCACGGTGGCCTTCATCGACTCCGTCGGCCGGTTCAAGATCCAGGCGATGGGATTCTTCATGATGACAGGCTTCATGCTGGGTCTGGCCGTGCCATACGACTACTGGACGGGGAAGGGCCACCAGGCGGGGTTCGTCGCCATGTACGCGCTCACCTTCTTCTTCGCCAACTTCGGCCCAAACGCGACCACGTTCATCGTGCCGGCGGAGATCTACCCGGCGAGGCTCCGCGCGACGTGCCATGGCATATCGGCGGCGTCGGGGAAGGTGGGCGCCATCATCGGGTCCTTCGGGTTCTTGTACCTGGCCCAGAGCCCGGACCCGGCCAAGACGGCCCATGGCTACCTGCCTGGTATCGGCGTGCGCAACTCGCTCTTCGTGCTCGCCGGATGCAGCTTGATGGGGTTTATGCTCACGTTCTTGGTCCCCGAGCCCAAGGGCAAGTCCTTGGAGGAGATGTCACGTGAGACCGAGCCTGACAAGTGCTAG